The genomic stretch TGTTGGAGCAGGTCGATTATCCTCAAGTCTGTCGCATCGAGCGGTTTGGTCATGGCAAGAACCTTCTTTCTTTGTTTTCCTACTTCGTCGGGCGTCATGTGAACCCTGCGGGACTGAGATGGAAACCGAGAAGTATTCGCAACTTTGGAGTAAGGTACTTAGGTATTTCGTAATCTCTTGAGGATAATGTAGTTCATTTCGCATGTCAAGGCTTGACAATCCCCGGCCGGGAGACTATAAATCTGGGTACTGGAGGTCTGGCCCCTCGGCGAGGGGAGGACAGGCGATTTTCCCCTTCACGCGGGGGTCAGTGGGATTCACCGGAATCGAAGAGAGGAGGAGCAGCGATGCGAGTCTTATCCTTAGGCGGATGCGGTGCCGTCTGCCGACATGCAACCAGGGATCTTGCCGAGTTTTCCGAATTCGACGAAATCGTGATAGGTGACTACAATGTGGATGCGGCGGAAAAACTGGCCGCCGAGATAGGCGATCCCAGAGTCAAGGCGCTGAAGGTGGATGCCGGCGACGAGAAAGGGCTTGTGGGCCTGTTCGGGGACTTTGATCTGATTCTAAACGGGCTGCCCTTCAAATACGACCTGGCCGTTACCAGGGCCTGTGTGGAGGCGGGCGTCAACGGCCTGGACGTTTCCACCGAGGAGAAACAGTGGGATCTTGACGGGCCGGCAAGGGAAAAGGGCATCGTCTTTGTGCCGGGAGTCGGCGCCACCCCGGGCATCACCAATGTCATGGCCAGACATGGAGCGGACCAGATGGACGAGGTGGAGGAGATCCGCATACACTTTGCCGCATTCCGCTGCATAGCGCCGGCTCCGGGTTTGCTGGTCACCTTTCTCTGGGAGTTCCATCCCCACATCGAGGAGGAACGGCTTGTGTACGAGGAGGGAGAATTCAGGTCCGTGGGGCCTTTCGAGGGAATAAAGACGGTCGACTTCCCTGGGCCCATCGGCCGGCAGGAGGTCTGTTACATTCCACACCCTGAAACGGTCACCCTGCCCAAGAGCCTGGGGGCCAAGCGTGTCTCGGTCCAGGGGTGTTTTCCGCCCCAGGCGATGAGGCTGACAAGGGCCATGTTGGATCACGGCCTGTACAGTGAGGAGCCGGTGACGATCAAGGGGATCGAGACGACCCCCCTGGAGATCATGCATGAACTGTTGATACGCCTGCCGGAGAGCAAGCAGACCCCCCTGTGGGCATACGGCCTTCTGGTCGAGGTCTACGGGAAGCGGCAGGGACGCGACACGAAGGTCACGCTCTGGAATCGCCACCCGCCCCAGGAGGAGTGGGGGGGGCAGGCGGCCTATTTCAAGAATATCGGGATCCCTCTGAGCATCGGTGCTCAGATGATCGCCCGGGGGGATGTGAGCGAGAGGGGAGTGGTCCCGCCTGAAACGGCCCTCGATCCCCACGTATTTATCGCCGAACTGGCAAAGCGCCGAATCGAGGTTCACCAAAAGATTGAAGAGCGGCACCGCCTTGGATAGAGGGGCCTCGGGGACCGGGGCACGGTGTGAACCGACCGAAGGCCTCGAGCCCAGGGAAAAAGGTATTGATTAGCGGGGAGGGAACATGCTAAATTTGCCACTAACCGCCCGGACAGTCGCGGGGTTTTTTAGAAACCACTTTTGAGGAGGATGCGATGCCGTACGGATACAACGGAAAGATCCTGCACGTTGACCTCTCGTCCTCGACCCTCAGTGTTGAGGAGCCGCCGGAGGAGTTCTATCGGACCTACATGGGAGGCAGTGGCCTAAACCTCCACTATCTCCTCAAAGAGATGGCGCCGGGTGCCGACCCCCTGGGACCGGAGAACATCTTGGCCCTCAGTGTGGGTGTGACGACCGGTGCCCCTGTTTCCGGCCAGAGCCGAATGACGGCCAATGCCAAATCACCCTTGACCGGGGCGATCGGCGATTCTCAGTGCGGCGGTTTCCTACCCGCAGAGATGAAGTTTGCCGGTTTCGATGCGATCATCATAAGAGGGAAGGCCCCGTCTCCTGTCTATCTGTGGATCCGGGACGGGAAGGCGGAGATCCGTGATGCTTCGCATCTCTGGGGAAAACTCACGGGAGAGGCGGAAGAGGCTATCAGGAAGGAACTGGGAGACTCAAAGATCGAGGTCGTCCAGATCGGTCCAGCCGGTGAGAAGGGGGTGCGTTTCGCGGCATTGATAAACATGTCTTGCCGGGCCAACGGAAGGACGGGTATGGGTGCGGTAATGGGGAGTAAGAACCTGAGAGCCGTGGCCGTGCGGGGCACGGCGAGGCCGCCGCTGGCCGACCGGAAGGCCTTGAATGATCTGGCTCGGTGGGGGGCGAAGACCTTTCCGGAATCATACGTGGTAGGATTGGGCAAGTACGGAACGGCCGAGACCACAGGCAAGCAACAGGCCGTGGGCGGGCTGCCGAGCTACAACTTCACCAGAGGTGTCTTTGACGGATGGAAAGCCATCGATGGAACGACCATGTATGATACCGTTCTAAGGGGGAGGGAGAAGGGAGAGCAGGATCGGTACGGCCGTGACACCTGTTTCGGCTGCGTCATCCGGTGCAAGCGGGTCGTTGAGATCAAGGAGGGACCCTTTCAGGTGGATCCCCACTACGGTGGTCCCGAATACGAAACGACCAGCACCTTCGGCAATTACTGCGGCAACGATAATCTCGCCGCCATCGCCAAGGCGAACGAGCTGTGCAACAAGTACGGGATGGATACTATTTCCTGCGGGGCGACGATCGCCTGGGCCATGGAGACCTTCGAGGCAGGAGAGCTGACCCTGGAGGACACGGGGGGGCTGGAACTCAGGTTTGGAAATGCCGAGGCCCTGGTGAAGCTGGTCGAGATGATCGGCAAACGAGAGGGCTTCGGCGACGTGCTCGCAGAGGGCTCGGCTCGTGCGGCTGAGCGGCTGGGCCGGGGCAGGGATTTTCTCATAACCAGCAAAGGACAGGAGGCACCGGCTCACATGCCCCAGGTCAAACGGAGCCTGGCCCTGATTTACGCTGTCAACCCCTTTGGAGCGGATCACCAGAGCAGCGAACACGACCCCGCCTACGAAGACGAGTACGAGTACTATGCAGACAGACTCGGTGCCCTGGGTCTCACCAAGCCGCAGAAGCCCCAGAGCCTCGGGCCGGAGAAGGTGGAGTTCGCCCTGAAGACGGAGTACTTCTACAGCATGATGGACAGTCTGAACCTCTGCCAGTTCGCCTGCGGTCCGGCCTGGCAGCTCTATGGGCCGGAAGAGGTAGTGAAGATGGTGCGGGCCGTGACCGGCTGGGATGTAACGGTCGATGAACTTCAGAAGGTGGGCGAGCGCCGTTTGAACATGCTCCGTGCCTTCAACGCCCGTGAGGGCATCAACCGGAACCAGGATAGGCTTCCCGAGAAGTTCTTCAAGCGTCCCCTGAAGGGGGGGCCCAGCGACGGCTTCAAGGTGGAGAGGGATCAGTTCGAGGCTGCTCTGGAGGAGTATTACCGCCAGGCCGGATGGGATGTAAAGACCGGAACGCCGACACGGCAGACCCTGGAGCGCCTCGGTCTCGGCTGGGTCGCAGATGAATTGAAAGTGTAAGTGGCGGGTCTCCAGCCGGTTCGGGAAGAGTCCCGGGGAAGCCCGGGATCCCATGCTCTTGTAAGTCTTGCCGCCGGTTTTCCCTCAAGAAGGAGGGGTCGTTGTGGCCCCTCCTTTTTTGTGGCTCCTTAGCAACAGGAGAATGCCTATCGAGGCCGTGCCCAGTAGGGGGATCATGAATACTCCCTTTGCCAGGCCGAGGGATTGAGATACAGGGCCGATCAGCCATGGGAAAAACATGTAGCCGACTCCTCCGCTCGCGCTGAGTGTCCCGGTGATAAAGCCGATCCGGTTCGGGAAGATACCTGCTCCCAGAGCGAGGAAGTTGGGGTAGACGATGGATAGGAGGAGGCCCGCACAGAATGTGGAGGAGAAGATGAGGGCCGCGTCTCTGCTCAGAAACGTGAGACACATGAACAGGGCGGCCCCGGAGATCGCTACGATCAAGGAGAGGAAGAGATTGACATCTGGGAATAGCCGGGCGTAGGACGCCCTGCCCAGGAGAAAGGCGAGCCAGAAGATCGAGACACAGTAGCTTGCCAGGGTCGGTGTCATGTTTCTCGTACTCTTCAGAAACAGGGGCATCCACGCACCAAAGGAGGCCTCCATGCCCAGATGGAGAAACATGGCGGCGATAATGGCCCAGAAGGCGGCGGAACCCATGAGGTTCCTGATCCCTTCGTGACGGCCGTCCGTCTCACCCCCCTCCAGATCCAAGCCGAAGGGGTAGTTCTTCCTTCTCAGGAGAAGTGGGAGCATCGGTATGTTAAGGAGACCGATGAGGGGATAAAAGTAAAACCACTTCCCCGTCGCTTTGAGGATTGCGACGACCGCCAGAGGGCCGAGAAAAGACCCCACACCGAAAAAGAGATGGAGGATATTCAGGTACTTTGCTCGGTTCTGCCTGTAGATCTCCGAAAAGAGGGAATCCAGACCGACGGTCAAAAAGCCGAACCCGGAACCGAGGAAGAACATGAGACCGAGGAAGACCTCGAACCTGCTATGGAAGGGCCCGATACTGACGAGCAAGAAGACAAGGGAGAGGGTGGAGAGGCAGAGGACGAGTCTGGCCCGGTGGACCTTCCAGACAAAAGAGAGGATGATGGTCCCGAGGAGATACCCGGTTCCGTCAAGCAGGACGGGGAGTCCCACCCGGGCCACGTTCAGTTGGTAGAAACCCGTGAGCTCGATCAGAAGGGGGCCTACGGCGCTGTTGAGCAGGCCGGAATTGAACATACCGAGATAGGAGGCGAATTTGAGTTCCCGGTTGTCTGGAAGCGAACCTTCTGACGGGTGTGCCAATGCGCGGTCTCCGGAGCTTCGGGTTCGGCGGGAATCACGTTTAGAGCGGGCTCGCCGTGCCATTCTAGTCAGAGAGGCCGGTCTGCCGGGTCCCTGCCTGATCCAAATCGATCACGATGCCGGGGAAAAGGTCCCTTACCTGTTTGATGACCTGAGGCGGAAGGGGAGGAGCCGAATGGGTTTCTATGATCCTTTTGGCCTTTTGCCTGGCCCTCTGGAGAGCGGTGGGCCTTCCCCTCTGGTTCCAATCCTCCCAGTCTGAGGTTTCACTCACCGAAGGCCGGAAGAATTCCCTCCTCATATGGTCGATCGTGTGATCCTCTGCAAGAAAATTCGCCCCAGGACCCATCGAAGAGACGAGCTCCACCGCGCAGTGTTCGGGATCCGTGTCGAGTCCTCTGAGAACCCTCCTCGTCATTCCGACGACTTCATCATCGATGACGAACTTTTCGAAAGAAAGGGCGGAGACCGATTCCAGGAATCCTCCTATGGCACTGATGTAGGTCGCGCCTGACAGGACGACCCAGGGGATTGCGAAGCAGTGCTCGTAGCCTGCCTGAATGTCGAGAAGGTTGGCATCTGTCCTGCCTGCGGTAGCCCAGTTGGGCAGTCCGCAGTGTCCGGCAAGCTGGGTTGCCGCCGCGTTCAGAAGGGGGAGTTCGGGGGAGGCCGTGAGCATCCGGCCGGTGGCGAAGTTGGTGGTTCCGGGGATGGTCCCGTAGAGAAAGGGTGTCCCAGGCCTGGCCGCCTGGGCGAGGACCAGGAGTGCCAGAATCTCTGCGTTCATCACGACCAGAGTTCCCGCCAGGGTAGCAGGAGCACTCAGACCGGGTTGAACCATCGTTATGGGGGCGACTGGAATGCCTGCCCGAGCGGCCTCGATGAGCTGATCCGTGGGGACGGTGTCCAACCGGAGGGGGCTTATGACCGGGCAGAACCCGAACGAAACGAAGGGCCTGCCCTCAAAAACCGTCTCCTTGAGCAAATCCACCATTGAAAGGACGTCTTTAAACCCGGTTTGGCCGGAGAAGTCCATATCGAAGGGCTTTTGGGTGGTGTTGACCAAGTGGAAGAAGGTGGAGACCTCGGTAACCTCGCTCGGCACGTCGTCGAAAGTGCAGGGGGTCGTGACAAAATCCACGTTTTCCAGACCATCGAAGAGCTTTATGAGAGAGACGAAATCCTTCAGGCCGGCCCTGCGCCTCACTCCTGTCTCTAGATCGTAGATGATGCATGGGACCCCGCTTGGCCCGAACAGAGGGGGATTCCCCCTTTCGAAACGGACCTCACACCCGTGTTTGCGGCCATAGAGAACGTAGGATCTGGGCACCTCGCCCAGGGCATCTTCAACGAGAGACGGGGGAATGCGGACGAGATATCGGCTTCCCTCACAATCCACCCGGGCTCCCCTTCCCTTGAAGAGAGAGAGGGCCTTTTCGCTCTTCACCTCGATTCCCGCCCTGTCCAGGATCTCCAGGCTCATGCGATGGATCCTTTCCACCTCTCCCTTGTCGAGTGGAGTAAACATGGCTCCTCCCCCTTGGAGTTTTCTCATATTTCGATCAGGTACTCCTGCACGCAGTCGACCCCGGTCTTCTCCACCCTGCCTTTCCGAGCCACACCCGGTCGCGCTTCGCCAGGGGATAGGCCGTGGCTAGATCCTTCTGAGGCTCTCCTTGTGCCAGCTGATCCTGACTCTTTCCCCTTCCCCGCGGCCGCCCCCTGTCCTGACGCTCATCTCCCTCACATTGAGGGTCTTGTCCTTGCTGATCCTGACCTTGTATCTCTTTGTCTCTCCCACGTAGATCGTCTCTTCGATAACGCCGCTGAGGGAGAAACCGTTGAAATCCTCACCGACAAAGAAGATCTTTTCCGGCCTGATGCAGAAGGTCACCTCTTTTCCCGGTACCGCCTCGCCGGTCCAGGGGATTCGATGTTTTGATCCGTCGCTGATCTGGAGGGTCACCTTTCCGCCTTGGCTCTCAATGACCTTGCCCTTGAGAAAGTTGGACTCTCCTATGAAACTGGCGACGAACTGGTTTGCGGGCTTCTCATAGAGTTCGTCCGGCGTGCCGATCTGTTCTATCCTGCCCCGATCCATCACTGCGATCCTGTTCGACATGACCAGTGCCTCCTCCTGGTCATGGGTGACATAGATCATGGTTCTTTTCAGCCGCGTGTGGATGTGCTTCAGCTCGAGCTGCATATGTTCCCTGAGCTTCTTGTCCAGAGCGCCCAGGGGTTCGTCGAGAAGGAGCAGCGGAGGATCGAACACCAGGGCCCGTGCCAGGGCTATGCGCTGCTGCTGGCCGCCGCTCAGCTGTTTGGGAAAGCGTTTCTCATATCCCTGCAGGCGGACCAGATCGAGGGCAGCTGCGACCCTGTCACGGATCTCATCCTTCTGAAACCTCCGCATCTTCAAGGGAAATGCGATGTTGTCGTAGATCGTCATGTGGGGGAAGAGGGCGTAGTTCTGGAAGACCATGCCGATATTCCGCTTTTCCGGGGGAAGGACGCTGATAGGCCTGTCCTGGAGGACCACTTCCCCCCTGGTTGGGAACTCAAAGCCGGCGATCATCAGAAGGATGGTGGTCTTGCCAGACCCGCTCGGGCCGAGGAGGGTGAGGAACTCACCGTCACCGATATCGAGGGATACGTCGTCGACAGCCAGAACCTCGCCGAACCGCTTGCTCAGGTTCCTTAGCCGGAGAATAGGTTTCGTCTTGGATGGGTTCATGAGCCTACTCCTGAAGCTCGACTGCTTTTTTCTCTTTGCCCATGAATGAGAGGGCGATGATGGTACCGACTGCGGCCACTATGAAAACCGTAGAGGCTGCAGCCACCACGGGGTTGATCCGGAACTGAATCTCTGAAAACATCCGCAGAGGAAGAGTCATCTTTGTCGTACCGATAAGAAACATGGCGAGGAGCAACTCGTCAAGGGACTCGATGAAGCAGAAGACACCCGAGGCGATGATGCCGGGTTTTATCAGGGGCAGGGTGATGTACATGAAGGTTCTGAAAGCATCGGCCCCGAGGTTCCTGGATGCCATTTCCAGCGAGATATCGAAGCGGTAGAGATTGGCGGTAACCACCAGGATCACGTAGGGGACACATATGATCGTGTGGGCTATAACCATTCCAACAAGCGTCCCTATGAGATGAAGCCTTGCAAAGATCCCGTATACTGCAAAGGCCGTGACGATGACGGGAATCATCAGAGGGGAGATAAAAAAGAGGTGGAGCAGCCTCTTGCCGGGCAGGATGCCCCTTACCAGGGCCAGGGAGGCAAGGGTTCCTATGACAAGGGAGACCGCGGTCGCGATAAACGCGAGTTTCAAGCTGAAAAGCGTCGCCGCGGTCCAGCGATGGTCGGTGAAGAATTTCTGGTGCCAGTAGAGGGTGAAACCCTTTGGTGGAAAGACCAGATACTTGGTCGTGCTGAAGGACATGGGCACCGCGAGGATGGTGGGAATAACCAGGAAGACGAAGACAGCCGCCACAAAGCACCCCAGAATGATTCTCCCGTAGTCTGTTTCCGGCCGATTTTTCATCTCCTCGCTTCCCCCCGGATTTCCCAGGCCTGTTTGCACCTGGGGTCTCGACTAGTCCCTGTAGATCTTGTCCAGGCCGACGATCTTGTCGAAAATCAGGATCATGAGGATTGTCGTCACAAGGAGGACCACCACGATGGCCCCGGCAAAGTCCCAATTGATCAGGCGGTTGATCTGTTGGTCGATGAGCGTAGTAATCATGAGTGTCTTGGGGCCGCCCAGCAGGGCAGGGGTGATATAGAACCCCAGGGAGAGAATGAACACGAACATCACCCCGGCCCCCACACCGGGCAGACTCAGCGGAAAGGTGACCAGGGCAAAGGCCTTTACGGCATTGGCGCCGAGGTTCCGGGCGGCCCTGAGCAGATTCCTGTCGATGTTCTTCAACACGCTGTAGACGGGCAGAATCATGAACGGCAGCAGAATGTGGACCATCCCGAGAAGAACCGCGAATTCGGTGTAGAGCAGGTTGAGGGGCCTCTCTATGAGCCCGATGGATATGAGAAACCGGTTGAGGATTCCCTTTGTCTGGAGCAGGACGATCCACGCGTAAGATCGAACCAGAATGCTGGTGAAGAAGGGGAGCAGCACGCAGATCATCATGAGATTGGCTGTCTTCTGGCTCTTCAGGCCGGCCAGAAAGTAGGCTATTGGATAGCCCAGAAGAAAGCAGATGACGGTAACTACCACCGCGACCCTGACGGTTCTCAACAGAATGTAAGTGTAGAGGGGTTCCCTGAAGAAGTGCCTGTAATGCTCCCAGGTGATGTGGCCGTTTTTCAGGATGCTTTCGGGGAAGAGTGTGACGAGAGGGTAGAGGTAGAATACACCCAGAAGGATGAACAGCGGTCCGGTGAGAAGAATGGACTGAAAAAGGGAGTACCTCGTTATCGACTCTCTGCCTACGAATCTTGATCTTACAGACAACGGAACCTCCTGATTCGGCACCGGTCCGCCCTGCCGGGACGGCTCATGCGAGTGCGGGAAGATTCGGCGGGGAAAGAGGGGCAGGATTCGCTGCCCTCCCTCTTCCCCGGGTGGAGCCAGCGGACCGAGCTACTTGGCGATCCAGGTGTTCCACCTTTCATCGATTTCATCCATGTGGGAAAGCTGCCACTTCCCGTTT from Deltaproteobacteria bacterium encodes the following:
- a CDS encoding saccharopine dehydrogenase NADP-binding domain-containing protein; translation: MRVLSLGGCGAVCRHATRDLAEFSEFDEIVIGDYNVDAAEKLAAEIGDPRVKALKVDAGDEKGLVGLFGDFDLILNGLPFKYDLAVTRACVEAGVNGLDVSTEEKQWDLDGPAREKGIVFVPGVGATPGITNVMARHGADQMDEVEEIRIHFAAFRCIAPAPGLLVTFLWEFHPHIEEERLVYEEGEFRSVGPFEGIKTVDFPGPIGRQEVCYIPHPETVTLPKSLGAKRVSVQGCFPPQAMRLTRAMLDHGLYSEEPVTIKGIETTPLEIMHELLIRLPESKQTPLWAYGLLVEVYGKRQGRDTKVTLWNRHPPQEEWGGQAAYFKNIGIPLSIGAQMIARGDVSERGVVPPETALDPHVFIAELAKRRIEVHQKIEERHRLG
- a CDS encoding aldehyde ferredoxin oxidoreductase family protein is translated as MPYGYNGKILHVDLSSSTLSVEEPPEEFYRTYMGGSGLNLHYLLKEMAPGADPLGPENILALSVGVTTGAPVSGQSRMTANAKSPLTGAIGDSQCGGFLPAEMKFAGFDAIIIRGKAPSPVYLWIRDGKAEIRDASHLWGKLTGEAEEAIRKELGDSKIEVVQIGPAGEKGVRFAALINMSCRANGRTGMGAVMGSKNLRAVAVRGTARPPLADRKALNDLARWGAKTFPESYVVGLGKYGTAETTGKQQAVGGLPSYNFTRGVFDGWKAIDGTTMYDTVLRGREKGEQDRYGRDTCFGCVIRCKRVVEIKEGPFQVDPHYGGPEYETTSTFGNYCGNDNLAAIAKANELCNKYGMDTISCGATIAWAMETFEAGELTLEDTGGLELRFGNAEALVKLVEMIGKREGFGDVLAEGSARAAERLGRGRDFLITSKGQEAPAHMPQVKRSLALIYAVNPFGADHQSSEHDPAYEDEYEYYADRLGALGLTKPQKPQSLGPEKVEFALKTEYFYSMMDSLNLCQFACGPAWQLYGPEEVVKMVRAVTGWDVTVDELQKVGERRLNMLRAFNAREGINRNQDRLPEKFFKRPLKGGPSDGFKVERDQFEAALEEYYRQAGWDVKTGTPTRQTLERLGLGWVADELKV
- a CDS encoding MFS transporter, whose amino-acid sequence is MAHPSEGSLPDNRELKFASYLGMFNSGLLNSAVGPLLIELTGFYQLNVARVGLPVLLDGTGYLLGTIILSFVWKVHRARLVLCLSTLSLVFLLVSIGPFHSRFEVFLGLMFFLGSGFGFLTVGLDSLFSEIYRQNRAKYLNILHLFFGVGSFLGPLAVVAILKATGKWFYFYPLIGLLNIPMLPLLLRRKNYPFGLDLEGGETDGRHEGIRNLMGSAAFWAIIAAMFLHLGMEASFGAWMPLFLKSTRNMTPTLASYCVSIFWLAFLLGRASYARLFPDVNLFLSLIVAISGAALFMCLTFLSRDAALIFSSTFCAGLLLSIVYPNFLALGAGIFPNRIGFITGTLSASGGVGYMFFPWLIGPVSQSLGLAKGVFMIPLLGTASIGILLLLRSHKKGGATTTPPS
- a CDS encoding trimethylamine methyltransferase family protein, whose protein sequence is MPWRSATGCGSERQGGEDRGRLRAGVPDRNMRKLQGGGAMFTPLDKGEVERIHRMSLEILDRAGIEVKSEKALSLFKGRGARVDCEGSRYLVRIPPSLVEDALGEVPRSYVLYGRKHGCEVRFERGNPPLFGPSGVPCIIYDLETGVRRRAGLKDFVSLIKLFDGLENVDFVTTPCTFDDVPSEVTEVSTFFHLVNTTQKPFDMDFSGQTGFKDVLSMVDLLKETVFEGRPFVSFGFCPVISPLRLDTVPTDQLIEAARAGIPVAPITMVQPGLSAPATLAGTLVVMNAEILALLVLAQAARPGTPFLYGTIPGTTNFATGRMLTASPELPLLNAAATQLAGHCGLPNWATAGRTDANLLDIQAGYEHCFAIPWVVLSGATYISAIGGFLESVSALSFEKFVIDDEVVGMTRRVLRGLDTDPEHCAVELVSSMGPGANFLAEDHTIDHMRREFFRPSVSETSDWEDWNQRGRPTALQRARQKAKRIIETHSAPPLPPQVIKQVRDLFPGIVIDLDQAGTRQTGLSD
- a CDS encoding ABC transporter ATP-binding protein, translating into MNPSKTKPILRLRNLSKRFGEVLAVDDVSLDIGDGEFLTLLGPSGSGKTTILLMIAGFEFPTRGEVVLQDRPISVLPPEKRNIGMVFQNYALFPHMTIYDNIAFPLKMRRFQKDEIRDRVAAALDLVRLQGYEKRFPKQLSGGQQQRIALARALVFDPPLLLLDEPLGALDKKLREHMQLELKHIHTRLKRTMIYVTHDQEEALVMSNRIAVMDRGRIEQIGTPDELYEKPANQFVASFIGESNFLKGKVIESQGGKVTLQISDGSKHRIPWTGEAVPGKEVTFCIRPEKIFFVGEDFNGFSLSGVIEETIYVGETKRYKVRISKDKTLNVREMSVRTGGGRGEGERVRISWHKESLRRI
- a CDS encoding ABC transporter permease; this translates as MKNRPETDYGRIILGCFVAAVFVFLVIPTILAVPMSFSTTKYLVFPPKGFTLYWHQKFFTDHRWTAATLFSLKLAFIATAVSLVIGTLASLALVRGILPGKRLLHLFFISPLMIPVIVTAFAVYGIFARLHLIGTLVGMVIAHTIICVPYVILVVTANLYRFDISLEMASRNLGADAFRTFMYITLPLIKPGIIASGVFCFIESLDELLLAMFLIGTTKMTLPLRMFSEIQFRINPVVAAASTVFIVAAVGTIIALSFMGKEKKAVELQE
- a CDS encoding ABC transporter permease; translation: MSVRSRFVGRESITRYSLFQSILLTGPLFILLGVFYLYPLVTLFPESILKNGHITWEHYRHFFREPLYTYILLRTVRVAVVVTVICFLLGYPIAYFLAGLKSQKTANLMMICVLLPFFTSILVRSYAWIVLLQTKGILNRFLISIGLIERPLNLLYTEFAVLLGMVHILLPFMILPVYSVLKNIDRNLLRAARNLGANAVKAFALVTFPLSLPGVGAGVMFVFILSLGFYITPALLGGPKTLMITTLIDQQINRLINWDFAGAIVVVLLVTTILMILIFDKIVGLDKIYRD